In one window of Pseudorasbora parva isolate DD20220531a chromosome 7, ASM2467924v1, whole genome shotgun sequence DNA:
- the dgat1b gene encoding diacylglycerol O-acyltransferase 1b, translated as MIDKDDFRPITRSRRRATITNAKSETVKLRNGATAAASDPKARESLTKNLQAPLNQDNKRKCEPYDKMSCHNMQESMLSSASSFKNYRGILNWCVVMLVLSNARLFLENLLRYGILVDPIQVVSLFLKDPYSWPAACLVIVSNVFIIVALYTERKLAMGSFSEKVGLLIYIFNLTFVLCFPMVVVLKLPSITPIGGAFALGIYTILFLKLYSYKDVNKWCRERTQAKARSLSRSLSCPSSQPASSGMQSYVCYPGNLSLRDMYYFVFAPTLCYELNFPRSESIRMGFLFRRLFEMLLLTQLLVGLTQQWMVPIIRSSMKPLQEMDFSRMTERLLRLAVPNHLLWLIFFYSFFHSSMNFVAELLRFGDREFYRDWWNSETITYFWQNWNIPVHKWCLRHFYKPLLRRGAGKLLSQSAVFFASAFFHEYLVSVPLRMFRLWAFMGMMAQLPLAWFVARFLRGNYGNAAVWLSLIIGQPIAVLMYVHDYYVTHNKDDPTVAEAL; from the exons ATGATTGACAAGGATGATTTTCGGCCCATCACACGGAGCCGTAGGCGCGCGACCATCACGAACGCAAAGAGCGAGACTGTGAAACTCAGAAACGGCGCGACCGCAGCAGCCAGTGATCCCAAGGCACGGGAGTCTCTCACCAAAAACTTACAGGCACCGCTGAATCAAGACAACAAACGAAAATGCGAACCCTACGACAAAATGAG TTGCCACAATATGCAGGAGTCAATGCTGAGTTCTGCAAGCAGCTTCAAAAATTACAGAGGAATCCTGAACTGGTGTGTTGTAATGCTG GTTTTGAGCAATGCACGCCTGTTCTTGGAAAACCTTCTCAG GTATGGCATTTTAGTGGACCCGATTCAAGTGGTGTCATTGTTCCTCAAGGACCCTTATAGCTGGCCTGCTGCATGCCTGGTCATTG TTTCTAATGTTTTTATAATCGTGGCGTTGTACACAGAGAGAAAACTAGCCATG GGGTCGTTCAGTGAGAAGGTCGGCCTGCTGATCTACATCTTTAATTTAACATTCGTCTTATGTTTTCCGATGGTTGTTGTGTTGAAGCTGCCATCTATTACACCAA TCGGAGGGGCATTCGCCTTAGGAATCTACACCATCTTGTTTTTGAAACTGTACTCGTATAAAGATGTTAACAAGTGGTGCAGAGAAAGAACGCAAGCCAAGGCCCGCAGCCTCTCCAGATCTCTTTCCT GTCCATCATCTCAACCTGCGTCCAGCGGTATGCAGTCATATGTGTGTTACCCAGGAAATCTCTCTCTTAGGG acatgtattattttgtttttgctcCAACCCTGTGCTATGAACTTAATTTCCCCCGCTCTGAATCCATCCGAATGGGATTTCTGTTCAGGAGGCTCTTTGAGATG TTGCTCCTCACTCAGTTATTGGTTGGTTTAACGCAGCAG TGGATGGTGCCAATCATTCGAAGTTCAATGAAGCCATTGCAG gaaATGGACTTCTCTAGAATGACAGAGCGTCTGCTTAGATTGGCA GTGCCCAACCATCTCCTCTGGTTGATTTTCTTCTACTCGTTTTTCCATTCCTCAATGAACTTTGTGGCTGAGCTGTTGAGGTTTGGAGATCGGGAATTCTACCGTGACTGGTG GAACTCCGAGACGATAACGTACTTCTGGCAAAACTGGAATATTCCTGTGCACAAGTGGTGTCTCCG ACACTTTTACAAGCCGTTGCTGCGAAGAGGTGCTGGCAAGTTACTGAGCCAATCAGCTGTATTTTTCGCCTCTGCTTTTTTTCACGAG TACTTGGTCAGTGTCCCACTCAGGATGTTCAGACTATGGGCATTTATGGGCATGATGGCGCAG ctTCCACTGGCATGGTTTGTGGCCAGGTTTCTTCGGGGGAACTATGGAAATGCTGCTGTGTGGCTCTCACTCATTATTGGTCAACCTATCGCAGTGCTGATGTATGTTCATGACTACTATGTCACCCACAACAAGGACGACCCGACAGTCGCTGAAGCTCTGTAA
- the gpr20 gene encoding G-protein coupled receptor 20: protein MTLTEGLSNLNLTSTLTPPLTTNTSLPYREPYLHRLAHLDEGLYNDFYSLWIALVVINTLIFMVGMTLNSLALYVFCFRTKPKTTSVIYTINLVVTDLLVNLSLPTRIILYYSGGKCLNCSYMHIFSYFVNMYCSILFLTSICVDRYLAIVQAEASRKWRNPGVAKAVCVCIWLFAIIVTYSLLTTAFKHSGCCLSRLFTLTVFEFFLPMVIIVVFTIRIMCALSSPGLMQQSRDRRMKAVQLLSTVLVIFTVCFTPFHIRQVLFYFHPDLPHHVIVYHVTVTLSSLNSCLDPVVYCFVTTNFQSTMKRFFRKMEREQTSGDIISMQKSSKASGTVIATANSIRINMSPVLQGSRPA from the coding sequence ATGACCCTTACAGAGGGTTTATCGAATCTGAACCTTACATCAACATTGACTCCCCCCCTAACAACCAATACTTCTCTGCCATACCGAGAACCATATTTACACAGACTGGCCCACTTGGATGAGGGTCTCTATAATGACTTTTACAGCCTGTGGATAGCTCTGGTGGTCATCAACACACTTATCTTTATGGTAGGGATGACCCTGAACAGTCTGGCTTTGTATGTCTTCTGCTTCAGGACCAAGCCGAAGACTACATCAGTCATCTACACCATTAACCTGGTTGTGACGGATCTGTTGGTTAACCTTTCCCTCCCCACTCGTATCATATTGTACTACAGTGGAGGAAAGTGCCTCAACTGTTCCTACATGCACATATTCAGCTACTTCGTCAACATGTATTGTAGCATCCTCTTCCTCACCAGCATCTGCGTGGATCGCTACTTGGCCATCGTGCAAGCTGAGGCCTCACGGAAGTGGAGGAACCCTGGTGTGGCCAAAGCAGTGTGCGTCTGCATTTGGCTGTTCGCCATCATCGTGACCTACTCGCTTCTCACGACGGCCTTCAAGCACTCAGGCTGCTGCCTCTCCAGACTTTTCACACTGACCGTGTTCGAGTTCTTCCTGCCAATGGTGATCATCGTAGTGTTTACTATTCGAATCATGTGCGCCCTTTCCAGCCCAGGCCTCATGCAGCAGAGCCGCGACAGACGCATGAAAGCCGTACAGCTGCTGTCGACAGTTCTGGTGATCTTCACCGTTTGCTTCACACCGTTTCACATCCGTCAAGTTCTGTTTTACTTCCATCCTGATCTGCCTCATCATGTGATTGTGTACCACGTGACCGTCACCCTCAGCAGCCTGAACAGCTGCTTGGATCCTGTGGTCTACTGTTTCGTCACCACTAACTTTCAGTCTACCATGAAGAGATTTTTCAGGAAGATGGAAAGAGAACAGACGAGTGGGGACATTATCAGCATGCAGAAGAGCTCAAAGGCTTCAGGCACAGTGATTGCTACAGCTAATAGTATAAGGATAAACATGAGCCCTGTCCTGCAGGGAAGCCGACCCGCATAA